A window of the Fusarium poae strain DAOMC 252244 chromosome 3, whole genome shotgun sequence genome harbors these coding sequences:
- a CDS encoding hypothetical protein (TransMembrane:3 (o59-80i92-110o116-134i)~BUSCO:51998at5125): MEHPSSANLPAHKKPDTYFKPHDVLDDTAKAAVIGGLSGLFLSSVKNAMAKHNVGILSVFTRGSAIIGLGAAAPAAYVFASRTSMNLREKDDSFSAALGGFALGAVLGLPTKRMPIVMGLGSGLAVFQGMFHYLGGRYDSFKREGDEFERKEIVRRSTRLPIEQTISEIGEGRGIRPPGYDERRAERLSQKYGVEINPIKATVEGSQ, translated from the exons ATGGAGCACCCGTCGAGCGCGAACTTGCCGGCTCACAAGAAGCCCGACACCTACTTCAAGCCTCACGATGTCCTCGACGACACTGCAAAGGCTGCCGTGATTGGTGGTCTTAGTGgtctcttcctctcttccgTCAAGAATGCTATGGCCAAGCACAATGTCGGCATCCTGAGCGTCTTCACCCGCGGCTCTGCCATCATTGGTCTCGGAG CTGCCGCCCCCGCCGCATATGTCTTTGCTTCGCGAACCTCGATGAACCTTCGTGAGAAGGACGACTCCTTCTCTGCTGCCCTCGGTGGTTTTGCCCTGGGCGCTGTCCTTGGCCTTCCCA CGAAACGAATGCCCATTGTCATGGGTCTTGGTAGTGGTCTTGCAGTCTTCCAGGGTATGTTCCACTACCTTGGCGGCCGATATGACTCTTTCAAGCGAGAGGGCGATGAGTTCGAGCGCAAGGAAATTGTCCGACGATCCACCAGACTGCCTATTGAGCAGACTATCTCAGAGATTGGCGAGGGTCGAG GCATTCGACCTCCTGGATACGATGAGCGAAGGGCGGAGCGACTTAGTCAGAAGTACGGAGTTGAGATTAACCCCATCAAGGCGACTGTCGAGGGTAGCCAATAA
- the TRM10 gene encoding tRNA (guanine(9)-N(1))-methyltransferase (BUSCO:35199at5125): MDLDPVHKLSQVEETMEQSNGQGQVEQNHTQKDLIAGPQAEQKEAIVPSQVSTVPQKRPAEDEPTQPMSKNALKRLRKQQQWEAGKEDRKQKRKDSRIARKVRKREERDALIAQGINPYANKQKPPSVNVPISLIFDCDFEQYMREKEIISLGSQITRSYSENKNARYRTNIYVSNWNGKLAERFHQILDDKHRNWKGIDFVEGDFIECTEKAREKMKHDNMIEPLQRSLTEKSPWTRDEQDPLPLPDPEPEPRPDYSDIVYLSSDSPYTLERLEPNTSYVIGGLVDKNREKGLCYKRARERGIRTARLPIGQYMVMQSRTVLTTNHVVEIMLKWLEYENWGEAFMSVIPKRKGGKLKEQQGASSGIQGAEGAEEEDDNEEIEDPDAEEPSSEQNTPEVEVASK, translated from the coding sequence ATGGATTTGGATCCCGTTCATAAGCTGTCTCAGGTTGAAGAAACAATGGAGCAGAGCAACGGGCAGGGTCAAGTCGAACAAAACCACACTCAAAAAGATCTCATTGCAGGCCCTCAGGCGGAGCAAAAAGAAGCTATAGTCCCCTCTCAAGTTTCTACCGTTCCTCAAAAGCGACCTGCCGAAGATGAACCCACTCAACCTATGTCAAAGAACGCACTCAAGCGTCTGAggaagcagcagcaatggGAAGCCGGTAAAGAAGACCGAAAGCAGAAGCGCAAGGATAGTCGAATTGCTCGCAAGGTCCGCAAGCGCGAGGAGAGAGACGCCCTCATCGCCCAGGGCATAAACCCATACGCCAACAAGCAGAAGCCACCTTCAGTCAATGTCCCCATCTCACTCATTTTCGATTGCGATTTTGAACAGTACATGCGCGAGAAGGAGATCATTTCGCTCGGTAGTCAGATTACTAGGTCGTATTCGGAGAACAAGAATGCGAGGTATCGCACTAATATTTACGTCTCAAACTGGAACGGAAAGCTCGCTGAGCGTTTCCATCAGATTCTCGATGACAAGCACCGGAACTGGAAGGGCATCGACTTTGTGGAAGGTGATTTTATCGAGTGCACGGAAAAGGCTCGCGAGAAGATGAAGCACGATAACATGATCGAGCCCCTTCAACGAAGTCTTACAGAAAAGAGCCCCTGGACGAGGGACGAGCAGGACCCTCTCCCTCTTCCTGATCCCGAGCCCGAGCCTCGTCCTGATTACAGCGACATTGTCTATCTCTCGTCAGATTCACCATACACACTCGAACGTCTTGAGCCCAACACGAGCTATGTCATCGGTGGTCTTGTCGACAAGAACCGTGAAAAAGGCTTGTGCTACAAACGAGCGAGGGAACGTGGTATCCGCACGGCTCGGTTACCTATCGGTCAGTACATGGTCATGCAAAGCCGAACGGTTCTTACGACGAACCACGTCGTCGAGATCATGCTCAAGTGGCTCGAGTACGAGAACTGGGGTGAAGCTTTCATGAGCGTCATTCCCAAGCGTAAGGGCGGGAAGTTAAAAGAGCAGCAGGGTGCCTCAAGCGGGATTCAGGGAGCAGAGGGtgccgaagaagaggacgacAATGAGGAAATTGAGGACCCTGATGCTGAGGAGCCTTCCTCTGAGCAAAACACACCTGAAGTTGAGGTTGCTTctaagtaa
- the AIM24 gene encoding Altered inheritance of mitochondria protein 24, mitochondrial (BUSCO:27659at5125), protein MRGQLPLSRAARGLRLRVLPSYACTQSQCRSIQISAAPSTEAPKVGGDAFGALETRDPADARFEILGSPYSLLSVTLSASQKLYTRRGTLVAVAGKPENAQSTLSILNPITRALLGVPFLYQRISATTPITALISTKSPTTTFKILHLDGTTDWMIAQRNALLAWTGHTLSPSARIQSSLTLAHWGNTLLTGRGLAALSAPGQIYELTLKEGEEFVAHPGSVVAYSISRHPPQPFRFKSNSLRLQVPSLSRWISEPEWVKSVRSSEVWKYLARAFYGLRTATRRTIWGDRLFLQFHGPTRILMSSRGVRASDVLTNKQVDEIADSEPGVLSQAVELSDKPKLTDGAGQGLDDKSVTGIHVAKVEKDGKVKFEDNKDLKEFIR, encoded by the exons ATGCGAGGCCAATTGCCGTTATCAAGAGCGGCCCGAGGGCTGAGACTGAGGGTGTTGCCTTCATATGCCTGCACCCAGTCTCAGTGCAGGTCCATACAGATCAGCGCTGCGCCGAGCACTGAAGCACCCAAAGTTGGTGGTGATGCTTTCGGAGCTCTTGAGACGAGGGATCCTGCGG ATGCTCGATTCGAGATCCTCGGCTCGCCATATTCTCTACTATCTGTGACCCTGTCGGCATCGCAGAAGCTCTATACTCGGCGGGGCACATTGGTTGCTGTTGCCGGCAAGCCTGAAAAT GCCCAATCTACCCTCTCGATCCTCAATCCGATTACACGTGCCCTCCTTGGCGTCCCCTTCCTCTACCAGCGCATCTCAGCTACGACACCCATCACAGCCCTGATCTCGACCAAGTCACCCACAACCACATTCAAAATCCTCCACCTTGATGGAACAACAGACTGGATGATCGCTCAAAGGAATGCATTGTTGGCTTGGACAGGACATACTCTTTCACCCTCAGCGCGCATTCAGAGTAGCCTGACACTCGCCCACTGGGGTAACACACTGTTGACAGGACGAGGTCTTGCTGCTCTATCAGCACCTGGACAGATTTACGAACTGACGCTCAAGGAGGGCGAGGAATTTGTGGCCCATCCCGGAAGCGTGGTTGCATACTCCATCAGTCGACACCCTCCTCAGCCTTTCCGCTTCAAGAGCAACAGCCTACGACTACAGGTACCCTCACTGTCGCGATGGATCTCAGAGCCCGAGTGGGTCAAGTCCGTTCGCAGTTCTGAGGTCTGGAAGTACCTAGCCCGAGCTTTCTACGGCTTGAGAACAGCGACCCGCCGAACTATCTGGGGTGATCGCCTCTTCCTACAGTTCCATGGACCTACAAGGATTCTCATGTCCAGCCGAGGTGTGCGTGCTTCAGATGTTCTCACCAACAAGCAAGTGGATGAGATCGCCGACTCTGAACCCGGCGTGCTCTCTCAGGCTGTCGAGCTGAGCGACAAGCCCAAGCTGACAGATGGTGCCGGACAGGGACTGGATGATAAATCCGTGACTGGAATTCATGTTGCCAAAGTTGAGAAGGATGGCAAGGTCAAGTTCGAAGATAACAAGGACCTTAAGGAGTTTATCCGATGA
- a CDS encoding hypothetical protein (TransMembrane:12 (i89-117o129-152i159-178o184-204i216-236o248-270i291-315o327-346i358-377o383-406i418-442o448-471i)), whose product MPRSTTSSSSDTINDRTIQLATSTDPEKQSHQPLNKTEANIHPVPINTVVADLERGDDDEKKQTQQQPPAAGPPPGMAPADFPDGGLEAWLVVFGGWCALFCTFGLVNCVGVFQKYYVSGPLRDHDSSAVSWIMSVEVFFMVFCSALFGRLFDTYGPKYLLWCGTLAYIFGLMMVSLSTEYYQFFLSQSIVASIGSSAVFNASMSSLVTWFFRRRAAAFGIMVSGSSLGGVILPIMMDKMIKSVGFPWMMRTMAFMFLVLLGIACFTVKSRLPPRPRPFIFMEYLNGLRELPILITVSGFFLFMWGMFLPFNYVLLQAQAAGMSETLIPYLLPILNAVSIFGRIIPGIIADKLGRFNVMIAITFISALFCLCVWIPANNTAGIVVFAVIFGFASGGYISLVPTLIAQLSDIRHIGTRVGAAFAVASFGALTGSPIGGAIVSAQDGNYLGLQLFCGCSMMAGCIAFICARYVQVGFKIVKV is encoded by the exons ATGCCTCGATCAACCACATCCTCGTCCTCGGACACAATCAACGACAGAACGATCCAACTGGCAACATCGACAGACCCTGAGAAACAAAGTCACCAACCATTGAACAAGACAGAAGCCAACATACATCCGGTGCCTATCAACACCGTCGTAGCAGACCTTGAGCGtggcgacgatgatgaaaagaaacaaacccAACAGCAGCCTCCAGCAGCGGGTCCTCCACCTGGAATGGCCCCAGCCGATTTCCCTGATGGAGGGCTCGAGGCTTGGCTGGTCGTCTTTGGCGGCTGGTGTGCGCTGTTCTGCACATTTGGGCTTGTAAACTGCGTGGGAGTCTTTCAGAAATATTATGTTTCTGGGCCGCTCAGGGATCATGACAGTTCTGCTGTGAGCTGGATTATGTCTGTCGAGGTATTCTTCATGGTATTCTGCAGTGCTCTG TTCGGTCGCCTTTTCGATACGTATGGCCCAAAGTATCTCCTCTGGTGCGGCACTCTTGCCTACATCTTTGGTCTCATGATGGTATCCTTGTCAACAGAATACTACCAGTTCTTCCTTTCGCAATCCATTGTCGCATCCATCGGCTCTAGCGCTGTCTTCAACGCCTCCATGTCTTCCCTTGTCACTTGGTTCTTTAGACGACGTGCAGCGGCTTTCGGTATCATGGTCTCAGGATCGTCTCTGGGAGGCGTTATTCTTCCAATCATGATGGACAAGATGATCAAGAGTGTGGGCTTTCCCTGGATGATGCGAACTATGGCCTTTATGTTCCTTGTTCTGCTCGGCATTGCCTGCTTCACTGTCAAGTCTCGTCTGCCTCCTCGCCCCAGGCCTTTCATCTTTATGGAATACCTCAACGGTCTTCGTGAACTCCCGATCCTGATCACTGTCTCCGGATTCTTCCTTTTTATGTGGGGAAtgtttcttcctttcaaCTATGTCCTACTCCAGGCTCAGGCGGCAGGCATGTCCGAGACATTGATTCCTTATTTGTTGCCTATCCTCAATGCTGTGAG CATCTTCGGCCGTATTATCCCAGGCATAATTGCCGACAAACTTGGTCGATTCAATGTGATGATTGCTATCACCTTTATTTCCGCACTCTTCTGCCTGTGTGTTTGGATTCCTGCCAACAACACAGCCGGTATCGTTGTCTTTGCCGTCATTTTTGGCTTCGCCTCAGGTGGCTACATCAGTCTTGTCCCGACTCTGATCGCCCAGCTCTCTGATATCCGTCATATTGGCACCCGTGTCGGTGCTGCGTTTGCTGTTGCGTCTTTTGGTGCTCTGACCGGAAGTCCTATCGGCGGTGCGATTGTGTCTGCCCAGGATGGCAATTATCTGGGTCTGCAGCTTTTCTGTGGTTGCTCTATGATGGCAGGCTGCATCGCTTTCATTTGCGCACGTTATGTGCAAGTTGGTTTCAAGATTGTCAAGGTTTGA
- a CDS encoding hypothetical protein (BUSCO:3331at5125), producing the protein MESNSKRRKIDHAGYGLRHDALIDFEARSSARVSTASTFVLQTDELLKEAKLDYGKALKGVDEHLHRLKEAIDNATPHGPEPITQITTHFEKKHRIVIPYPEPKPAKDAPYKLSYEKPASYNVVGSYVAKTMVKSQTHGIDMVVQMPKTMFQEKDFTSMRYFYRRAYYIAYIAASVKKELDDSMDISFEYLNENPLLPVLALRPKPEEEDENNETKEKASKKKKAKASKSPYTIRLIPCAPEGLFPRSKLLPTSNNNRSGETNDKTTKSGTPFYNSTLKAEETFISYLRVLTHAKNECPGLTDACVLGRIWLQQRGFGSSLSQGGFGHFEWSVMVALLLQMGGRNGKALLSNSLSSTELFKAAVQFLSTTDFNEKAFVFGSSKLSADSVREVGPVMYDPIRELNVMSKMSPWSASLLQMHAKSTTDNFADEAADKFASTFIIKSDAPLQTFDAIFELKTHGSKPLDSPDCRGSVWDFSLEAHKVLKKAYGNRSHLLHFQLPSKAGWKLGSAPPSDSGKVQFGVMFEFAQMGRQMEHGPPAEEPEEAAKFRRFWGEKAELRRFKDGSILECVEWSSKVPFQICEEIAEHTLKRHLKIDSGDISAFGAGFSNIVTFSHMDKEAFDAARRAFQTLEYDIRNLEDLPLQIRQLSAVSPAARYASIDAPTPGFHTGTIEPIDVNLYFEASGRWPENLVAIQETKIEFLLDFDRRLTSTKENIKTYLGRDNKEIGIENLAYLDIVYDTGAAFRLRIHADLEDILLERQIKNKTLDPRIREESEEVLARTKWFFETLPIHTQTIATFCTRLHPLSQTIRLVKQWFNAHKLSGHISEELVELFVLNVFLQPYPWRAPTSASTGFLRTLTFLSRWDWRDEPLIVDSAEELTDDDRHTIRSELEAWRKKDPNMNHTVVFVATSVDTSGLAYTRNGPSKLIASRMTRLAKAACKLVKDSGYRIDATDLFDTSLEDYDVLFHLSRKATRSILREAASDPSARRHSQFKNLDERTGRAPLPIRTHPVDAFMQELQRVYEDTLVFFRGTHNSDEDDAVIGAIWNPKLQQQKFRAGLPYNFLKVAGEDGDVVAVNRKAVLSEIARIGGDMIRKIEEVE; encoded by the exons ATGGAGTCAAATTCGAAACGCCGCAAGATAGACCATGCTGGGTATGGCCTAAGACACGATGCCCTCATTGATTTTGAGGCTCGCAGTTCTGCTCGTGTTTCAACCGCTAGCACGTTCGTGCTCCAAACCGACGAGCTTCTGAAAGAAGCAAAGCTCGATTACGGAAAGGCATTGAAGGGAGTCGATGAACATCTCCATCGACTAAAGGAGGCCATTGACAATGCAACGCCGCATGGCCCCGAACCT ATCACCCAAATCACCACTCACTTTGAGAAGAAGCATCGCATAGTCATTCCATACCCCGAACCGAAGCCCGCAAAAGACGCGCCCTACAAACTTTCCTACGAGAAGCCAGCTTCCTACAATGTCGTCGGCAGTTATGTCGCCAAGACCATGGTCAAGTCTCAGACGCATGGAATCGACATGGTAGTCCAAATGCCCAAAACCATGTTCCAGGAGAAAGATTTTACGAGCATGCGCTACTTCTATCGAAGAGCCTACTATATCGCCTACATCGCGGCTAGCGTTAAGAAAGAGTTGGATGATTCGATGGACATCAGTTTCGAATACTTGAATGAGAACCCGCTTTTGCCTGTACTCGCACTTCGACCCAAGCccgaagaggaggacgagaATAATGAGACCAAGGAAAAGGCttccaagaagaaaaaggcaaaGGCCTCCAAATCCCCGTATACCATCCGACTTATTCCCTGTGCGCCCGAGGGACTCTTCCCTAGATCAAAGTTGCTTCCTACTTCTAACAACAACCGAAGTGGTGAAACTAACGACAAGACGACCAAGTCCGGCACTCCCTTCTACAACTCTACCTTGAAAGCAGAAGAAACATTCATTTCCTATTTGCGCGTCCTTACACACGCCAAGAATGAGTGTCCAGGTTTGACTGATGCCTGTGTGCTGGGACGAATCTGGTTGCAACAGAGAGGCTTCGGCAGTTCTTTGTCTCAAGGTGGctttggccattttgaaTGGTCCGTCATGGTCGCTTTGCTGCTCCAGATGGGTGGACGCAATGGAAAGGCCTTACTTTCCAACTCTCTCAGTAGTACTGAGCTTTTCAAGGCTGCCGTTCAATTCCTCTCGACCACCGATTTTAACGAAAAGGCATTCGTTTTTGGCTCTTCCAAGTTAAGCGCCGATAGCGTTCGAGAAGTTGGTCCTGTCATGTACGATCCTATCAGAGAACTCAATGTCATGTCAAAGATGAGTCCCTGGTCTGCCAGCCTCCTTCAGATGCACGCCAAATCAACCACAGATAACTTCGCCGACGAAGCTGCCGACAAGTTTGCCTCTACGTTTATCATCAAGTCAGATGCACCCCTCCAGACGTTTGACGCCATCTTTGAGCTCAAGACCCACGGTTCTAAGCCTTTGGACTCACCTGACTGTAGAGGATCTGTTTGGGATTTTAGCTTGGAAGCCCACAAAGTGCTCAAGAAGGCATATGGTAATCGATCCCACCTCTTGCATTTCCAGTTGCCTTCAAAGGCCGGTTGGAAACTGGGCTCCGCACCACCTTCAGACTCTGGCAAAGTTCAGTTTGGCGTAATGTTCGAGTTTGCCCAAATGGGTCGTCAAATGGAGCATGGTCCCCCAGCTGAAGAACCAGAGGAAGCTGCAAAGTTCCGTCGATTCTGGGGCGAGAAGGCTGAGTTGCGTCGCTTCAAGGATGGAAGTATTCTTGAGTGCGTTGAGTGGTCAAGCAAGGTGCCATTCCAGATCTGTGAGGAGATTGCTGAGCATACCTTGAAGCGTCACCTCAAGATCGACAGCGGAGACATTTCTGCATTTGGTGCAGGTTTCTCTAACATAGTCACCTTCTCACATATGGATAAGGAGGCTTTTGACGCTGCCCGACGAGCTTTCCAAACCCTCGAATACGATATTCGAAATCTCGAAGATTTGCCATTGCAGATCCGACAACTTTCAGCAGTATCACCAGCTGCCAGATACGCTTCCATCGATGCTCCCACTCCCGGATTCCACACAGGAACCATCGAGCCTATTGATGTCAACCTTTACTTTGAGGCATCAGGCCGGTGGCCGGAGAATTTGGTAGCTATCCAAGAGACCAAGATCGAATTTCTACTCGATTTCGATAGGCGTCTTACATCGACCAAAGAGAACATCAAAACTTACCTTGGCCGAGACAACAAGGAGATTGGTATCGAGAATTTGGCTTATCTCGATATAGTCTATGATACTGGAGCAGCATTCCGGTTGAGAATTCATGCTGATCTAGAAGACATCCTGCTCGAGCGAcagatcaagaacaagacactTGACCCTCGTATCCGTGAGGAGTCAGAAGAGGTCCTTGCTCGAACTAAGTGGTTCTTCGAGACCCTGCCCATCCATACACAAACTATCGCAACTTTCTGCACTAGACTTCACCCTCTGTCCCAGACCATTCGCTTGGTGAAGCAATGGTTCAACGCCCACAAGCTCTCAGGCCACATCAGCGAAGAGCTCGTTGAACTCTTTGTCCTGAACGTCTTTTTGCAACCCTACCCTTGGCGCGCACCCACGAGTGCTTCAACCGGCTTCTTGCGCACCTTGACTTTCCTATCTCGGTGGGATTGGCGTGATGAGCCTTTGATTGTCGATTCGGCCGAGGAGTTGACAGATGACGACAGACACACCATCCGTAGCGAGCTTGAGGCTTGGCGCAAGAAGGACCCGAACATGAACCACACAGTCGTGTTTGTTGCCACTTCTGTTGATACGTCTGGCTTGGCCTACACTCGTAACGGACCCTCTAAGCTCATTGCTTCGCGCATGACACGATTGGCCAAGGCCGCATGCAAACTTGTCAAAGACAGCGGCTACCGTATTGACGCTACCGATCTTTTTGATACATCACTTGAGGACTACGATGTTCTTTTCCATCTTTCCCGCAAGGCCACTCGCTCAATTCTTCGAGAGGCAGCTTCCGACCCTTCAGCTCGCCGCCATTCCCAATTCAAGAACCTTGACGAACGAACAGGTCGTGCACCCCTCCCCATCCGGACTCACCCTGTCGATGCCTTTATGCAGGAGCTCCAGCGTGTGTATGAGGACACACTTGTCTTCTTCAGAGGAACCCACAATAGtgacgaagatgatgctGTCATTGGCGCCATATGGAACCCGAAGCTCCAGCAGCAAAAGTTCCGAGCTGGTCTGCCTTATAACTTCCTCAAGGTCGCCGGCGAAGATGGCGATGTTGTGGCGGTGAATCGAAAAGCTGTGTTGTCGGAAATTGCAAGAATTGGAGGCGATATGATTAGGAAGATTGAAGAGGTCGAGTAA
- a CDS encoding hypothetical protein (BUSCO:24289at5125): MEISLREETRSTRSTPLTDDNFKIIRLSRIDLVTVLLDRGKMPHSIEAEAMSSPSNVKDEPVEETGISDNTPNATEGDTKMSDTEDVKKEVKQLEDLFADVDSDDEFPTSSAAIQPSSPVAPLFDAMSLKASDPEVMRSFYQRLFPWRYLFQWLNHSPTPTNDFGNREFAFTLQNDVYLRYQSFPTADTLRKDVLRLMPSRFEIGPVYTTNPRDRKTLRNSSAFKPLAKELCFDIDLTDYDDIRTCCDKANICNKCWQFMTMAIKVVDVALREDFGFKHIIWVYSGRRGAHAWVCDKKVRGMDDQKRRAIAGYLEVVRGGAQSGKKVNVRRPLHPHLARSLEILKTHFQEDVLEMQDPWASPEQSEKLLQLLPNQNLNESLRRKWDAAPGRASASKWADIDAVAKSGASKNLDARQLLEAKQDIVLEYTYPRLDIEVSKKLNHLLKSPFVVHPGTGRVCVPINTKNLEDFDPLGVPTVQGLLAEIDSWRSEDEEGGKGVADWEKTSLKPYIDQFRHFVNGLMKDEKDVKVKRERDEESMEF, encoded by the exons ATGGAAATCTCTTTACGCGAAGAGACGCGCTCAACGCGTTCCACCCCAC TGACCGACGACAACTTCAAAATTATACGACTGTCAAGAATTGACCTTGTTACAGTTCTTCTTGATCGAGGGAAGATGCCCCATTCCATTGAAGCTGAAGCCATGTCATCTCCTAGCAACGTTAAGGACGAGCCGGTAGAGGAAACTGGAATTTCGGACAATACCCCCAATGCGACAGAGGGCGATACCAAGATGAGTGACACGGAGGATGTAAAGAAGGAAGTCAAGCAGCTTGAGGATCTGTTTGCCGACGTTGACTCTGATGATGAGTTTCCCACAAGTTCTGCGGCAATCCAGCCCAGTTCACCAGTCGCCCCCCTATT CGATGCTATGTCTTTGAAGGCTTCAGACCCAGAAGTCATGCGAAGTTTCTACCAGAGATTGTTCCCTTGGCGATACCTGTTCCAGTGGCTTAACCATAGTCCTACACCTACGAACGACTTTGGCAATCGAGAGTTTGCCTTTACCCTTCAGAACGATGTCTACCTCCGATATCAATCTTTCCCTACTGCTGATAC ACTGCGAAAAGATGTCCTCCGACTAATGCCATCCCGTTTTGAAATTGGTCCCGTTTACACTACCAACCCGCGCGACCGAAAGACGCTACGAAACTCATCCGCCTTCAAACCCCTTGCGAAGGAATTGTGCTTCGATATCGATTTGACAGACTATGACGATATCCGAACATGCTGTGACAAGGCGAACATCTGCAACAAATGCTGGCAGTTCATGACCATGGCTATTAAAGTGGTTGATGTGGCGCTCAGGGAAGACTTTGGCTTCAAGCATATCATATGGGTGTACTCAGGTCGACGAGGTGCTCACGCCTGGGTCTGTGATAAGAAAGTTCGAGGCATGGACGATCAGAAGAGACGGGCAATTGCCGGCTACCTCGAGGTGGTTCGGGGAGGTGCACAGAGTGGAAAGAAGGTCAACGTGAGGAGACCACTACACCCTCATCTTGC ACGGAGCTTAGAAATCCTCAAGACTCATTTCCAGGAGGACGTTCTTGAGATGCAAGACCCCTGGGCATCCCCTGAACAGTCTGAGAAGCTCCTGCAGCTTCTGCCAAACCAGAACCTCAACGAATCACTACGAAGGAAATGGGATGCTGCCCCAGGACGTGCCTCGGCCTCGAAATGGGCGGACATCGACGCTGTAGCAAAGTCGGGCGCCAGCAAGAACCTCGATGCTAGACAGCTCCTGGAAGCCAAGCAAGATATTGTCCTGGAGTACACATACCCCCGACTTGATATTGAAGTCAGCAAGAAGCTCAACCATTTGCTCAAGAGTCCTTTCGTCGTGCATCCCGGTACCGGCCGTGTCTGTGTacctatcaacaccaagaacCTCGAGGATTTCGATCCGCTGGGCGTGCCTACAGTGCAAGGTCTTCTAGCAGAGATCGACTCTTGGAGgagcgaggatgaagagggcGGCAAGGGCGTTGCTGATTGGGAAAAGACGAGCCTGAAGCCGTATATCGACCAGTTTAGACACTTCGTCAACGGGTTGATGAAGGACGAGAAGGACGTCAAGGTTAAGCGGGAGAGGGATGAGGAAAGCATGGAATTTTAG